ATTCAATGCGATCTTCGCTTTCTCCATTGGCAGCACCACGCCCCTGTCTTCGCGCCCGCGACTCTTCAACTGACAAATCCAAAAGGACCGTCAGATGCGGCTTCAATCCGCCCGTTGCGAAATCATTCAAAGCCATCACATCTTTTTCAGAGATATCTCGACCACCGCCTTGAAAGGCGACGGAGCTGGCCGTGAAACGATCACAAAGAACCCAGGTTCCTTGCGCCAAGGCCGGACGGATCACTTGCTCGACATGCTGAGCACGACTTGCTTCGTATAAAAGAAGTTCGGTACGGGGAAGCGGTGAAGCCCCCTCGGTACGAAGAATCATATTGCGAATTTCATCCCCCAAAGGGGTGCCTCCAGGTTCACGGGTGCGACAGAAAGCAATACCCCGACGCACCAACTCTGCTTCAAGAGAGCGCATCAAGGAACTCTTTCCAGAGCCGTCCAATCCTTCAAAAACCAAAAATTTCATTAAGGCCAACTTCTAATTAAAGACTAAACCGCAGCCACGACCACGGCCGTACGAAAGAACTTTGTCAGATATAGCACGATAGACGTCAACAAAACGCATTCCGACAAGGCGCATTGAACCACGAACATCGCCAAATTCGAGTCTGACATAGCCCTTAACAAGTGGGGACACCGTGACACGAATAAGACTGTGCCTTTCAAAACGATTGGTGAAGGTCAGAAGATCTGCCAACGGCGGCGGCGGAAGCCCCAGACTGGAGCTTATTCCCGCCGAAAAATACTCGGACGAGGAGGCACTGTAACCGGGAACAGCCGGTGGATAAAACGAGTTTCCTTTTAGCACATCCGCCCCTGAACGACGCCCCAAGGTAATGCCGGCTTTGCCGACGAGGCCTAACACGGAAATTGCGGCTTTCGTGTTATCAAAGTTCTCAGAGTTATGGAAAATTTCAAATACGAAGGCGCGTTGGTTTTTATTGTAGGCCAAACTCAAACCCACTTCTTCAGCACCCCCGCCGCCCTTGCGCAAGACGCCGGTTTCAGCCAAGGCACCGACAGAAATACTCAGACCAAATTCGTTCGAATCAATCACCAAAGGAGCCTGTGACCACAACTTGTAGTCAATGCCTTTCAGAATTGATTGCACAGCCTGATGGCTGCGCACTGAGAAAGTTCTTTTCTCGGTTGGAGTCTCGTCGACTGTTTTGCCAATGATTTTTTGCGTTTTTATTTTCACAAAACTAAACGCATCGCCCACGAGGCTGCCCGCGCCGAAAACAAACTTGCTAGAATTCAGAATACGAGCTGCATTGGCCAGGAACATCATGCGAACTTCATGGAATTTTTGCTTTCTTTCCTCGGGCAGACTTTCATAGCCTAATAAGGGGTCGGCTTCTTCAACGGAACCACCACGCGCCAAGATCTGCTGCTTTACTTTTTCAGGAAGTTTAAGCCCCAAAGCCGCTTTCATTTCTTCACGATCGGGATAGCGTTCGAATTCAAAGATTTTATCATCAGCGACTTTGATAAGCGTGCGCTCTTGCTGCACTATCTGCGCCTTATCTAAGACTTTTTCCTCCACCTCTGTCTCAATACGAGACGATTCTTCAGCCCATAAGTCGACTGAAGGCAAAAGGAAGAGCAAAGCCACCATTAAGAAGCGCCATTGTGTTTTCATACTGATCGGCCTAGGATGC
The Bdellovibrio sp. ArHS DNA segment above includes these coding regions:
- the tmk gene encoding dTMP kinase; the protein is MKFLVFEGLDGSGKSSLMRSLEAELVRRGIAFCRTREPGGTPLGDEIRNMILRTEGASPLPRTELLLYEASRAQHVEQVIRPALAQGTWVLCDRFTASSVAFQGGGRDISEKDVMALNDFATGGLKPHLTVLLDLSVEESRARRQGRGAANGESEDRIESEADSFHEKVRQSFLKQARAEADAWLVLNAQETPEVLFQQLLKALAEKNILK